AAATATGGCAAGTTGGTTGTTGCTGAAGTAGTAAACTTCAGGAAGAATGCAAAGCCAGACAAGTCATCTAAAGTGAAAATGGTCTAGTAAAATGActggaggggagaagaaaaaaaccacagtgctCCAGATTTCCTTACTGTGCAGCTGACAACTGTTCACTCAAGTCTATGGGTCTTAATATTTGCAGGGGTATACTTGGTGTTACAGAGCAGGCTGAACAAAGCCCCAAAAAACACCAGAGTGCATAAATTAAGATCACCGAAATGAGCAAATGCTGTTTCAGCCTTCATAAAAACCACACTGAACAGAGTCCATCATCTCATTTTCCTTTGGTTAACTGAAGAAGCAATCCCCCTGAAGAAAGCAGGGTATTTCTCCTGGTGTAGACATGTCTCTAAGGCTTGTTAGACATTCAACAAAAAGTCACGCTCCCTTTACATTTTCCACTAACCAACACTACAAAGATGAgaataaacttttaaaacaatCTTGCTTTGATCATCCAAGTTTCTTTTCTCATCAGGCAGCCTTGCAAGCAAATGTTATGTTAACCGAAGAGCATCTGACTACGTTAACATCATCAAAGATAGGGCAGGAGGATGCCTGTTCAGCTGATCAGAAATAAAGACTCTTCAGGCACAAAGAAATAACAATGCCTccaacccaagaaaagacaattaTGTCTCCTGAACTGGCCTAGAGTGGTAATAGTACCAAGAGGACGACAGGAGATGGTCACTcctttatgaaataaaatcagaGGCACGAGCATCCAAAAGCAAAGTGTCAACCACCTGAGATCAAAGCAATTTCAAAGAAGCTGAATTACATCAAGTTTCTCACAGTAAGTGCTCTAATCACCAATCAATCTAGAGACTTTTCCAACAGAAACAGGAggactttgaaaacaaagcaggaTTTCCCAAGCATTAGGTCTCTTTAAGTATAGGCAAGTACACTCTAAACACGTTGACTGTGTTTACTTCATTATCCATTCCAAGCTTAAACTATAATGCCTAAGCTAAACTGTTTGTCCAGCTTAAATAATGAACATTAGCTAAGATGCAAAGAAGTGTTTTTATTGCAAGCACAGTGAGCAGGGAGTGGGTTGCATCTCAAATGACTGTGATGGAGGGCAGATTTAAACCACCCACCCTTCTCTTTCTAGCGCTCCTTGCTGTCAGGTGTACATCATTTCTGCCATATGAGACATTTTCTTTGGAATATACAAATAATATTCCATGTATCCTGAAAGATCTTCGATAGTCACATCATCCACAAAGGCCCTGGCTTGCTCAGAGCAAGAGCGTGGAGAACTTGAGGGAGTTCTTGATGGCAAAGACTGGGAGTGATCCTCAGAAACTGTTGTTCTATCAGGTGCCAACGGGAGGGTGTTCTGCAAGCCAGAGAATTTGTACACTTCCATATCTTGCCATCGTTTACACTGACAGGCTCCACCTGCACATGCACATGGCTTATTCGTGTTCAGCCTGGACATAGATTCAAAGTCAGAAAGCTCCGTAGTCTTTAGGCTGGCTTTGGACACTAGAGGAACGGCAGCTGGAGAGGTGTCCTGTCTGTTCTCTGATGCCAACTGCGTAACAGAAGCTCCCAAAGACTCAACATCAGCTCCTGTCCGGCCAACATCAGGAGCAATACTGCACTGTTCATCTGCACAAGCTTCCTTTGGGACGTGCATCCCAAACCCACTGCTGTCGTCCTGGGCATCAGTCTGGCCCTTGTGCACTAGCTGGCTGCACGTGGAATGAGATTTTGTGCTGCAATGGATAAACTTTGGAGGATGAAGAATTGGAGACTTGGAACGCCTGCGACGCTGGGTTCTCACAACTCCTCTTGAAGGCTTCTTCATAGACCTACCAGGGGAAGATACAAAAGGGAGTGAAGATTCACTGAGAGACTTATTGCTGGAGTACAAGTAACACTGGACAAAATCTCTGCAGCATATATATGGCATGCAAGAGCTTTAAGCTCAGAGCATTTGCTCAGGGTATTATGCTATcttggaattttattttgttctagaCAAGCAGCTGTACAAAAGGAACacctgaaaaatgaaactaaaagtGCATGCTTTTAAGGTTAGAAAATGAGTAAAGCATGTGAGACATGACAATGTAACCTCTAACAGAAAGACAAAGCACAAGAAGACAGCACAAAACTAATGAATCAAGAGCAAAGGGTGGTTTGGCTTCAGTAGATGAGCATGAAGTTCTATGTAGACACTCCAGAAAccaattctttattttaatctagCTCCCAAGGCACAGTGACAGCTTCTGCAACGTCAAACAATGACTGAAAGAGATGCATCCATGATTGTCCGATTCAAAACCAGCAGTGCGTGTTTATATTAAGAAACATCTATAACGTTTAGCAACCTATAGCTGAACAGCATTTCCTTTCACTTCACATAATTGTGAAGAATAGTAGTCACATATGAACAGAAAATGGTGGTGTAGAGTATTTTAAATACTCCTTTAATAAAGAAAACTTGGATCCTTTATTTAGGGGTGTAGCTACTAGAAACCTTGTCCACTTAAAATTCCCTTTCAATGCAGTGTCATTTGAAGTACTCTGACAATCCCAAGTTTCTCTTACCCATGCCAGGTTTCCTTAGAAGTACACGCATTTTTAGGTTTGGTTTCATCTGCCACTGTTCTAACCAGTGCTCTTGGACTTGTCCCTTCACCCACAGAGAGAGAAGCAGTAGATCTGTGAAAGATAGAATGAAAAGTTAACAGCCTAGACTGGTTAGCATTATGAATATGAAAAACTTAGGAACCTTTCCTAGAAAAGATTGCTCCAAATCATTTACAATATGTCTTAAAAGACTGCCCACAAAGACGACCCAAATCAGGAAGATAGTGTTTACACATTCCTATCTCAAAAGTTTGTAAAACAGACTCTTTCACTAAACATGATGCCATTCA
The sequence above is drawn from the Strix uralensis isolate ZFMK-TIS-50842 chromosome 18, bStrUra1, whole genome shotgun sequence genome and encodes:
- the OSER1 gene encoding oxidative stress-responsive serine-rich protein 1 isoform X1, with the translated sequence MKTEAKDGEEESLQTAFKKLRVDTAGSTASLSVGEGTSPRALVRTVADETKPKNACTSKETWHGSMKKPSRGVVRTQRRRRSKSPILHPPKFIHCSTKSHSTCSQLVHKGQTDAQDDSSGFGMHVPKEACADEQCSIAPDVGRTGADVESLGASVTQLASENRQDTSPAAVPLVSKASLKTTELSDFESMSRLNTNKPCACAGGACQCKRWQDMEVYKFSGLQNTLPLAPDRTTVSEDHSQSLPSRTPSSSPRSCSEQARAFVDDVTIEDLSGYMEYYLYIPKKMSHMAEMMYT
- the OSER1 gene encoding oxidative stress-responsive serine-rich protein 1 isoform X2; translated protein: MRSTASLSVGEGTSPRALVRTVADETKPKNACTSKETWHGSMKKPSRGVVRTQRRRRSKSPILHPPKFIHCSTKSHSTCSQLVHKGQTDAQDDSSGFGMHVPKEACADEQCSIAPDVGRTGADVESLGASVTQLASENRQDTSPAAVPLVSKASLKTTELSDFESMSRLNTNKPCACAGGACQCKRWQDMEVYKFSGLQNTLPLAPDRTTVSEDHSQSLPSRTPSSSPRSCSEQARAFVDDVTIEDLSGYMEYYLYIPKKMSHMAEMMYT